From Panicum hallii strain FIL2 chromosome 2, PHallii_v3.1, whole genome shotgun sequence, a single genomic window includes:
- the LOC112879874 gene encoding uncharacterized protein LOC112879874 has protein sequence MGDGSRQEPAVWRIADGLPQKPALGFNSFWQIPDKIQNSLKVHFGRFLKKDAAGRGMNAEMSSEMGKASCTAAAPEVSLDRQLQAWRNNASWTDEPPEIKVTVPEGSLCNLNLRFKAGLPPDAVYNIIIDPENKRVFKNIKEVISRKVLLDEGSRQVVEVEQAAIWKFLWWSGILSVHVFVDQSRKNHTVKFKQGRTGFMRKFEGCWRIEPIFVDKEVCLPLHPCTLEEYESCTGGRGRVASAITLDQLIEPALLPPPPISWYLRGITSRTTEMLVNDLIAETARLRGFSSNADGKQDVEEIGGTSEIPPGSECGDIKERWRQRRKRGRHGNSLRLTSQML, from the exons ATGGGAGACGGTAGCAGGCAAGAACCGGCCGTCTGGCGCATAGCGGATGGCTTGCCGCAGAAGCCTGCGCTGGGGTTCAATAGCTTCTGGCAGATTCCTGATAAGATTCAGAACTCTCTCAAG GTGCATTTTGGGCGTTTCTTGAAGAAGGATGCTGCTGGCCGCGGAATGAATGCTGAAATGTCGTCAGAGATGGGGAAAGCGTCGTgcactgctgctgctcctgAGGTTAGCTTGGACAGGCAGCTCCAAGCTTGGAGGAACAATGCTAGTTGGACTGACGAGCCGCCAGAAATCAAG GTGACTGTACCAGAAGGTTCCCTTTGCAACCTCAATCTAAGATTCAAAGCAGGATTACCACCGGATGCAGTATACAACATCATAATTGACCCAGAGAACAAGAGGGTGTTCAAAAATATCAAG GAAGTAATATCAAGAAAAGTCTTGCTTGACGAAGGGTCAAGGCAAGTAGTTGAAGTGGAGCAGGCAGCAATCTGGAAATTCCTCTGGTGGTCTGGCATCTTGTCAGTTCATGTTTTTGTTGACCAGAGCAGAAAAAATCATACT GTTAAGTTTAAACAAGGACGAACAGGTTTTATGAGAAAGTTTGAGGGTTGCTGGAGGATAGAACCCATATTTGTTGACAAGGAAGTATGCCTTCCTCTTCATCCATGCACTCTGGAAGAATATGAATCCTGTACTGGTGGCAGGGGCAGAGTTGCATCTGCCATTACCTTGGATCAGCTTATCGAGCCTGCCCTTTTACCCCCGCCACCCATCTCATGGTATTTGAGAGGGATCACTTCAAGGACAACTGAGATGCTGGTGAACGATCTGATAGCAGAAACTGCTCGGCTGCGAGGCTTCTCAAGCAATGCAGATGGCAAACAAGATGTTGAAGAAATAGGCGGCACGAGTGAAATTCCACCAGGAAGTGAGTGTGGTGACATTAAGGAAAGGTGGCGACAGAGAAGAAAAAGAGGACGGCATGGAAACTCCCTTAGATTAACAAGTCAAATGTT ATGA
- the LOC112879873 gene encoding putative disease resistance protein RGA3 isoform X3 → MGTTRPRSNMREAATLRSFQGSLLCSLSNPMLSKVSMVYKMKSKRELLQTRKDLPTQYHFISHINSVVNFDEKQTTSYRNNDIQIVGRDHELERIMGMLMQINEKELTIISIVGPVGLGKTSLAQLIFNDTRAETFKFRIWVHVSMGNINLERIGRDIVLQTTERIEGSMQMQSIKNAVQDILNRYSCLIVLDSLWGKDEEVNELKQMLLTGRKTESKIIVTTHSSKVAELISTVPPYKLSVLSEDDCSSIFSQRVMTGHNDPLFREYGEEIVRRCKGIPVVANFLGSVVNAQRQRREIWKAAKDEDMWKIEEDYPKNKILPLFPSFKIIYYSMPHELRLCFVYCSIFPKGYAIDKKKLIQQWIALDMIESRHGTLPLDVTAEKYIDELKDIYFLQVVERPQINEGISNNSDEMLCMDNLAHDLARSVAGEDILVILDAKNERCHRNYDYRYAQVSASSLQSVDSKAWPSKARSLIFKTSGAELQHVSEVLSVNKYLRVLDLSGCSVKELPAPVFQLKQLRYLDASTLSITDLPPQISGFHKLQTLDLSETEVTELPAFIGNLKMLKYLNLQGCQKLQQLNNLDLLHELQYLNLSCCPEVRRFPASLENLRKLRFLNLSECSKLPTLPDELLQSFSSFSSIVDLNLSGFEFRVLPDFFGNICSLQFLNLSKCSKLELLPQSFGQLAYLKGLNLSSCCDLKLPESFEYLTSLQSLNLSHCPSLEYLPSSFDKLSNLEYLNLSQCVGLKALPKSLSNHKKLQIEVFGCQDCIVRSCSQSFGSWQSHQWSQQVEEVGTSSAISDITPEEPANRDKEEGISASDVDEVDYPRNNMKKKLAFAYHMDEQKSEEPEFINKPNSNGERVQVIPEQQFSSSPSRLSSIASSSSAVFASGSSSDVSIADHPLSNDETAGLHPEKKCKEPQVPAEDDRISEHQASSSHMPAHPHEATAAKRSIDNHITDYSGERHFSVQCNGSNQGVV, encoded by the exons ATGGGTACTACTCGTCCAAGGAGCAATATGAGGGAAGCAGCTACGCTCAGAAG TTTTCAGGGATCATTGCTCTGCTCTTTATCCAATCCGATGCTTTCAAAAGTCAGCATGGTTTATAAGATGAAATCCAAGAGGGAGTTGTTGCAGACAAGAAAGGATTTACCTACCCAATATCATTTCATCTCACATATTAACTCAGTGGTAAATTTTGATGAGAAGCAGACAACTTCATACAGAAATAATGATATCCAAATTGTTGGGAGGGATCATGAATTGGAACGTATTATGGGCATGTTAATGCAGATAAATGAGAAAGAGCTTACCATTATTTCCATAGTTGGGCCAGTGGGTCTTGGGAAGACAAGCCTTGCCCAACTTATATTCAATGATACAAGAGCAGAGACATTCAAATTCAGGATATGGGTTCATGTTTCCATGGGCAATATCAACCTTGAAAGAATTGGGAGAGATATAGTTTTGCAAACTACAGAAAGGATTGAGGGAAGCATGCAGATGCAATCAATCAAGAATGCTGTTCAAGACATACTTAATAGGTATAGCTGCTTAATAGTGTTGGATAGCTTGTGGGGCAAAGATGAAGAGGTGAATGAGCTGAAGCAGATGTTGCTTACAGGTAGAAAGACAGAAAGCAAGATCATAGTGACCACTCACAGCAGTAAAGTAGCTGAGCTGATATCCACTGTGCCACCATACAAATTGTCTGTTTTGTCAGAAGATGATTGTTCAAGTATATTCTCTCAAAGGGTAATGACAGGTCATAATGACCCACTTTTCAGGGAATATGGAGAAGAAATTGTTAGGAGATGTAAAGGCATACCAGTGGTAGCCAACTTTCTTGGATCTGTGGTGAATGCTCAAAGACAGAGGCGTGAGATATGGAAAGCTGCAAAGGATGAAGACATGTGGAAGATAGAGGAAGACTACCCCAAAAACAAAATTTTGCCATTATTTCCATCATTCAAGATAATATACTACAGTATGCCCCATGAGCTAAGGTTATGCTTTGTATATTGTTCAATCTTCCCTAAAGGATATGCCATTGATAAGAAAAAACTTATTCAACAATGGATTGCACTTGACATGATTGAATCCAGACATGGAACCTTGCCGCTTGATGTTACTGCTGAGAAATACATTGATGAACTTAAAGATATTTATTTCCTTCAAGTTGTAGAGAGGCCTCAG ATTAATGAAGGAATATCCAATAATTCTGATGAAATGCTCTGCATGGATAATTTGGCACACGATCTTGCTAGATCAGTTGCTGGTGAAGATATCCTTGTGATCTTAGATGCCAAGAATGAACGCTGCCATAGAAATTATGATTACCGTTATGCACAAGTGTCCGCTTCTAGCTTACAATCAGTAGATAGCAAGGCTTGGCCTTCCAAGGCAAGGTCACTAATTTTCAAGACAAGCGGTGCAGAATTGCAGCATGTCAGTGAAGTTCTTTCAGTGAACAAATATTTGCGTGTTTTGGATCTCAGTGGATGTTCTGTTAAGGAGTTACCTGCTCccgtttttcagctgaaacaacTGAGATACCTTGATGCTTCAACTTTGTCCATTACAGATCTGCCTCCCCAAATTAGTGGCTTTCATAAGCTGCAGACATTGGATCTGTCAGAAACTGAAGTAACAGAGCTACCAGCCTTCATTGGTAACTTAAAGATGCTGAAGTATTTGAATCTCCAAGGTTGCCAGAAACTTCAGCAGTTGAATAACCTAGATTTGCTGCACGAGTTACAATATTTAAATTTATCATGCTGCCCTGAAGTTAGAAGGTTTCCTGCATCTCTGGAAAATCTCAGGAAACTTCGTTTCTTGAACCTTTCGGAGTGTTCTAAGCTTCCAACATTGCCTGATGAATTATTGCAATCATTCTCTAGCTTTTCTTCCATTGTGGATTTAAACTTAAGTGGTTTTGAGTTCCGAGTGCTCCCTGACTTTTTTGGCAACATTTGTTCACTTCAATTCTTGAATCTGTCAAAATGCTCTAAACTTGAGCTACTACCCCAATCATTTGGTCAGCTTGCATATTTGAAAGGCTTGAACCTTTCATCCTGCTGTGATCTTAAACTCCCAGAATCTTTCGAATACCTTACTTCTCTTCAGTCTCTGAATCTCTCACACTGTCCTAGTTTAGAATATTTGCCATCTTCTTTTGACAAACTTAGTAATCTGGAGTATCTTAATTTATCACAATGTGTTGGACTCAAAGCATTGCCTAAGTCACTTTCAAACCACAAAAAGCTCCAAATTGAGGTTTTTGGGTGCCAGGATTGTATAGTGCGGTCCTGTTCTCAAAGCTTTGGAAGTTGGCAATCCCATCAATGGTCACAGCAAGTTGAGGAAGTTGGAACAAGTAGTGCTATTTCAGATATCACTCCTGAGGAGCCTGCAAACAGAGACAAGGAAGAAGGAATAAGTGCATCAGATGTTGATGAAGTTGATTATCCACGAAATAATATGAAGAAAAAATTGGCATTTGCTTATCATATGGATGAACAGAAAAGTGAAGAGCCTGAATTTATTAACAAG CCAAACTCAAATGGAGAGAGAGTACAAGTAATCCCTGAACAACAGTTCTCATCCTCTCCATCTCGTTTGTCTTCCATTGCATCAAGTTCGAGTGCAGTGTTTGCATCTGGCTCCTCTTCGGATGTCTCAATAGCCGACCATCCATTGTCCAATGATGAAACAGCAG GTTTACATCCCGAAAAGAAATGCAAGGAACCTCAAGTGCCGGCAGAAGATGACCGGATTTCTGAACATCAAGCATCGTCATCACATATGCCGGCGCATCCGCATGAAGCGACCGCTGCCAAACGAAGCATTGACAACCATATTACTGACTACAGTGGAGAACGCCACTTCAGTGTGCAGTGCAATGGGTCCAACCAAGGTGTTGTGTGA
- the LOC112879873 gene encoding putative disease resistance protein RGA1 isoform X1 has product MVGPEMLVAAAVNQVARKINEVIGAAQGEVKLCCSFSDDLESIKDTLQYLEGLLKNAENNSFGSERANLRHWLGQIKCLAYDIEDIVDGYYSSKEQYEGSSYAQKLSLGPLFLNNCTKTSSLCFASHTVIANLQSNVVVSFQGSLLCSLSNPMLSKVSMVYKMKSKRELLQTRKDLPTQYHFISHINSVVNFDEKQTTSYRNNDIQIVGRDHELERIMGMLMQINEKELTIISIVGPVGLGKTSLAQLIFNDTRAETFKFRIWVHVSMGNINLERIGRDIVLQTTERIEGSMQMQSIKNAVQDILNRYSCLIVLDSLWGKDEEVNELKQMLLTGRKTESKIIVTTHSSKVAELISTVPPYKLSVLSEDDCSSIFSQRVMTGHNDPLFREYGEEIVRRCKGIPVVANFLGSVVNAQRQRREIWKAAKDEDMWKIEEDYPKNKILPLFPSFKIIYYSMPHELRLCFVYCSIFPKGYAIDKKKLIQQWIALDMIESRHGTLPLDVTAEKYIDELKDIYFLQVVERPQINEGISNNSDEMLCMDNLAHDLARSVAGEDILVILDAKNERCHRNYDYRYAQVSASSLQSVDSKAWPSKARSLIFKTSGAELQHVSEVLSVNKYLRVLDLSGCSVKELPAPVFQLKQLRYLDASTLSITDLPPQISGFHKLQTLDLSETEVTELPAFIGNLKMLKYLNLQGCQKLQQLNNLDLLHELQYLNLSCCPEVRRFPASLENLRKLRFLNLSECSKLPTLPDELLQSFSSFSSIVDLNLSGFEFRVLPDFFGNICSLQFLNLSKCSKLELLPQSFGQLAYLKGLNLSSCCDLKLPESFEYLTSLQSLNLSHCPSLEYLPSSFDKLSNLEYLNLSQCVGLKALPKSLSNHKKLQIEVFGCQDCIVRSCSQSFGSWQSHQWSQQVEEVGTSSAISDITPEEPANRDKEEGISASDVDEVDYPRNNMKKKLAFAYHMDEQKSEEPEFINKPNSNGERVQVIPEQQFSSSPSRLSSIASSSSAVFASGSSSDVSIADHPLSNDETAGLHPEKKCKEPQVPAEDDRISEHQASSSHMPAHPHEATAAKRSIDNHITDYSGERHFSVQCNGSNQGVV; this is encoded by the exons ATGGTTGGCCCCGAGATGCTCGTGGCCGCGGCGGTGAACCAGGTCGCCCGGAAGATCAACGAGGTcatcggcgcggcgcagggcGAGGTGAAGCTGTGCTGCAGCTTCAGCGACGACCTCGAGAGCATCAAGGACACCCTGCAGTACCTGGAAGGCCTGCTGAAGAACGCGGAGAACAACTCATTTGGGAGCGAGAGGGCGAACCTGCGGCACTGGCTCGGCCAGATCAAGTGCCTGGCTTACGACATCGAAGACATCGTTGATGGGTACTACTCGTCCAAGGAGCAATATGAGGGAAGCAGCTACGCTCAGAAG CTGAGCCTTGGGCCTCTGTTTCTAAATAATTGCACCAAGACTTCTTCGTTGTGTTTTGCTTCCCACACAGTGATTGCAAACTTACAGAGTAATGTGGTGGTAAGTTTTCAGGGATCATTGCTCTGCTCTTTATCCAATCCGATGCTTTCAAAAGTCAGCATGGTTTATAAGATGAAATCCAAGAGGGAGTTGTTGCAGACAAGAAAGGATTTACCTACCCAATATCATTTCATCTCACATATTAACTCAGTGGTAAATTTTGATGAGAAGCAGACAACTTCATACAGAAATAATGATATCCAAATTGTTGGGAGGGATCATGAATTGGAACGTATTATGGGCATGTTAATGCAGATAAATGAGAAAGAGCTTACCATTATTTCCATAGTTGGGCCAGTGGGTCTTGGGAAGACAAGCCTTGCCCAACTTATATTCAATGATACAAGAGCAGAGACATTCAAATTCAGGATATGGGTTCATGTTTCCATGGGCAATATCAACCTTGAAAGAATTGGGAGAGATATAGTTTTGCAAACTACAGAAAGGATTGAGGGAAGCATGCAGATGCAATCAATCAAGAATGCTGTTCAAGACATACTTAATAGGTATAGCTGCTTAATAGTGTTGGATAGCTTGTGGGGCAAAGATGAAGAGGTGAATGAGCTGAAGCAGATGTTGCTTACAGGTAGAAAGACAGAAAGCAAGATCATAGTGACCACTCACAGCAGTAAAGTAGCTGAGCTGATATCCACTGTGCCACCATACAAATTGTCTGTTTTGTCAGAAGATGATTGTTCAAGTATATTCTCTCAAAGGGTAATGACAGGTCATAATGACCCACTTTTCAGGGAATATGGAGAAGAAATTGTTAGGAGATGTAAAGGCATACCAGTGGTAGCCAACTTTCTTGGATCTGTGGTGAATGCTCAAAGACAGAGGCGTGAGATATGGAAAGCTGCAAAGGATGAAGACATGTGGAAGATAGAGGAAGACTACCCCAAAAACAAAATTTTGCCATTATTTCCATCATTCAAGATAATATACTACAGTATGCCCCATGAGCTAAGGTTATGCTTTGTATATTGTTCAATCTTCCCTAAAGGATATGCCATTGATAAGAAAAAACTTATTCAACAATGGATTGCACTTGACATGATTGAATCCAGACATGGAACCTTGCCGCTTGATGTTACTGCTGAGAAATACATTGATGAACTTAAAGATATTTATTTCCTTCAAGTTGTAGAGAGGCCTCAG ATTAATGAAGGAATATCCAATAATTCTGATGAAATGCTCTGCATGGATAATTTGGCACACGATCTTGCTAGATCAGTTGCTGGTGAAGATATCCTTGTGATCTTAGATGCCAAGAATGAACGCTGCCATAGAAATTATGATTACCGTTATGCACAAGTGTCCGCTTCTAGCTTACAATCAGTAGATAGCAAGGCTTGGCCTTCCAAGGCAAGGTCACTAATTTTCAAGACAAGCGGTGCAGAATTGCAGCATGTCAGTGAAGTTCTTTCAGTGAACAAATATTTGCGTGTTTTGGATCTCAGTGGATGTTCTGTTAAGGAGTTACCTGCTCccgtttttcagctgaaacaacTGAGATACCTTGATGCTTCAACTTTGTCCATTACAGATCTGCCTCCCCAAATTAGTGGCTTTCATAAGCTGCAGACATTGGATCTGTCAGAAACTGAAGTAACAGAGCTACCAGCCTTCATTGGTAACTTAAAGATGCTGAAGTATTTGAATCTCCAAGGTTGCCAGAAACTTCAGCAGTTGAATAACCTAGATTTGCTGCACGAGTTACAATATTTAAATTTATCATGCTGCCCTGAAGTTAGAAGGTTTCCTGCATCTCTGGAAAATCTCAGGAAACTTCGTTTCTTGAACCTTTCGGAGTGTTCTAAGCTTCCAACATTGCCTGATGAATTATTGCAATCATTCTCTAGCTTTTCTTCCATTGTGGATTTAAACTTAAGTGGTTTTGAGTTCCGAGTGCTCCCTGACTTTTTTGGCAACATTTGTTCACTTCAATTCTTGAATCTGTCAAAATGCTCTAAACTTGAGCTACTACCCCAATCATTTGGTCAGCTTGCATATTTGAAAGGCTTGAACCTTTCATCCTGCTGTGATCTTAAACTCCCAGAATCTTTCGAATACCTTACTTCTCTTCAGTCTCTGAATCTCTCACACTGTCCTAGTTTAGAATATTTGCCATCTTCTTTTGACAAACTTAGTAATCTGGAGTATCTTAATTTATCACAATGTGTTGGACTCAAAGCATTGCCTAAGTCACTTTCAAACCACAAAAAGCTCCAAATTGAGGTTTTTGGGTGCCAGGATTGTATAGTGCGGTCCTGTTCTCAAAGCTTTGGAAGTTGGCAATCCCATCAATGGTCACAGCAAGTTGAGGAAGTTGGAACAAGTAGTGCTATTTCAGATATCACTCCTGAGGAGCCTGCAAACAGAGACAAGGAAGAAGGAATAAGTGCATCAGATGTTGATGAAGTTGATTATCCACGAAATAATATGAAGAAAAAATTGGCATTTGCTTATCATATGGATGAACAGAAAAGTGAAGAGCCTGAATTTATTAACAAG CCAAACTCAAATGGAGAGAGAGTACAAGTAATCCCTGAACAACAGTTCTCATCCTCTCCATCTCGTTTGTCTTCCATTGCATCAAGTTCGAGTGCAGTGTTTGCATCTGGCTCCTCTTCGGATGTCTCAATAGCCGACCATCCATTGTCCAATGATGAAACAGCAG GTTTACATCCCGAAAAGAAATGCAAGGAACCTCAAGTGCCGGCAGAAGATGACCGGATTTCTGAACATCAAGCATCGTCATCACATATGCCGGCGCATCCGCATGAAGCGACCGCTGCCAAACGAAGCATTGACAACCATATTACTGACTACAGTGGAGAACGCCACTTCAGTGTGCAGTGCAATGGGTCCAACCAAGGTGTTGTGTGA
- the LOC112879873 gene encoding putative disease resistance protein RGA1 isoform X2 has translation MVGPEMLVAAAVNQVARKINEVIGAAQGEVKLCCSFSDDLESIKDTLQYLEGLLKNAENNSFGSERANLRHWLGQIKCLAYDIEDIVDGYYSSKEQYEGSSYAQKGSLLCSLSNPMLSKVSMVYKMKSKRELLQTRKDLPTQYHFISHINSVVNFDEKQTTSYRNNDIQIVGRDHELERIMGMLMQINEKELTIISIVGPVGLGKTSLAQLIFNDTRAETFKFRIWVHVSMGNINLERIGRDIVLQTTERIEGSMQMQSIKNAVQDILNRYSCLIVLDSLWGKDEEVNELKQMLLTGRKTESKIIVTTHSSKVAELISTVPPYKLSVLSEDDCSSIFSQRVMTGHNDPLFREYGEEIVRRCKGIPVVANFLGSVVNAQRQRREIWKAAKDEDMWKIEEDYPKNKILPLFPSFKIIYYSMPHELRLCFVYCSIFPKGYAIDKKKLIQQWIALDMIESRHGTLPLDVTAEKYIDELKDIYFLQVVERPQINEGISNNSDEMLCMDNLAHDLARSVAGEDILVILDAKNERCHRNYDYRYAQVSASSLQSVDSKAWPSKARSLIFKTSGAELQHVSEVLSVNKYLRVLDLSGCSVKELPAPVFQLKQLRYLDASTLSITDLPPQISGFHKLQTLDLSETEVTELPAFIGNLKMLKYLNLQGCQKLQQLNNLDLLHELQYLNLSCCPEVRRFPASLENLRKLRFLNLSECSKLPTLPDELLQSFSSFSSIVDLNLSGFEFRVLPDFFGNICSLQFLNLSKCSKLELLPQSFGQLAYLKGLNLSSCCDLKLPESFEYLTSLQSLNLSHCPSLEYLPSSFDKLSNLEYLNLSQCVGLKALPKSLSNHKKLQIEVFGCQDCIVRSCSQSFGSWQSHQWSQQVEEVGTSSAISDITPEEPANRDKEEGISASDVDEVDYPRNNMKKKLAFAYHMDEQKSEEPEFINKPNSNGERVQVIPEQQFSSSPSRLSSIASSSSAVFASGSSSDVSIADHPLSNDETAGLHPEKKCKEPQVPAEDDRISEHQASSSHMPAHPHEATAAKRSIDNHITDYSGERHFSVQCNGSNQGVV, from the exons ATGGTTGGCCCCGAGATGCTCGTGGCCGCGGCGGTGAACCAGGTCGCCCGGAAGATCAACGAGGTcatcggcgcggcgcagggcGAGGTGAAGCTGTGCTGCAGCTTCAGCGACGACCTCGAGAGCATCAAGGACACCCTGCAGTACCTGGAAGGCCTGCTGAAGAACGCGGAGAACAACTCATTTGGGAGCGAGAGGGCGAACCTGCGGCACTGGCTCGGCCAGATCAAGTGCCTGGCTTACGACATCGAAGACATCGTTGATGGGTACTACTCGTCCAAGGAGCAATATGAGGGAAGCAGCTACGCTCAGAAG GGATCATTGCTCTGCTCTTTATCCAATCCGATGCTTTCAAAAGTCAGCATGGTTTATAAGATGAAATCCAAGAGGGAGTTGTTGCAGACAAGAAAGGATTTACCTACCCAATATCATTTCATCTCACATATTAACTCAGTGGTAAATTTTGATGAGAAGCAGACAACTTCATACAGAAATAATGATATCCAAATTGTTGGGAGGGATCATGAATTGGAACGTATTATGGGCATGTTAATGCAGATAAATGAGAAAGAGCTTACCATTATTTCCATAGTTGGGCCAGTGGGTCTTGGGAAGACAAGCCTTGCCCAACTTATATTCAATGATACAAGAGCAGAGACATTCAAATTCAGGATATGGGTTCATGTTTCCATGGGCAATATCAACCTTGAAAGAATTGGGAGAGATATAGTTTTGCAAACTACAGAAAGGATTGAGGGAAGCATGCAGATGCAATCAATCAAGAATGCTGTTCAAGACATACTTAATAGGTATAGCTGCTTAATAGTGTTGGATAGCTTGTGGGGCAAAGATGAAGAGGTGAATGAGCTGAAGCAGATGTTGCTTACAGGTAGAAAGACAGAAAGCAAGATCATAGTGACCACTCACAGCAGTAAAGTAGCTGAGCTGATATCCACTGTGCCACCATACAAATTGTCTGTTTTGTCAGAAGATGATTGTTCAAGTATATTCTCTCAAAGGGTAATGACAGGTCATAATGACCCACTTTTCAGGGAATATGGAGAAGAAATTGTTAGGAGATGTAAAGGCATACCAGTGGTAGCCAACTTTCTTGGATCTGTGGTGAATGCTCAAAGACAGAGGCGTGAGATATGGAAAGCTGCAAAGGATGAAGACATGTGGAAGATAGAGGAAGACTACCCCAAAAACAAAATTTTGCCATTATTTCCATCATTCAAGATAATATACTACAGTATGCCCCATGAGCTAAGGTTATGCTTTGTATATTGTTCAATCTTCCCTAAAGGATATGCCATTGATAAGAAAAAACTTATTCAACAATGGATTGCACTTGACATGATTGAATCCAGACATGGAACCTTGCCGCTTGATGTTACTGCTGAGAAATACATTGATGAACTTAAAGATATTTATTTCCTTCAAGTTGTAGAGAGGCCTCAG ATTAATGAAGGAATATCCAATAATTCTGATGAAATGCTCTGCATGGATAATTTGGCACACGATCTTGCTAGATCAGTTGCTGGTGAAGATATCCTTGTGATCTTAGATGCCAAGAATGAACGCTGCCATAGAAATTATGATTACCGTTATGCACAAGTGTCCGCTTCTAGCTTACAATCAGTAGATAGCAAGGCTTGGCCTTCCAAGGCAAGGTCACTAATTTTCAAGACAAGCGGTGCAGAATTGCAGCATGTCAGTGAAGTTCTTTCAGTGAACAAATATTTGCGTGTTTTGGATCTCAGTGGATGTTCTGTTAAGGAGTTACCTGCTCccgtttttcagctgaaacaacTGAGATACCTTGATGCTTCAACTTTGTCCATTACAGATCTGCCTCCCCAAATTAGTGGCTTTCATAAGCTGCAGACATTGGATCTGTCAGAAACTGAAGTAACAGAGCTACCAGCCTTCATTGGTAACTTAAAGATGCTGAAGTATTTGAATCTCCAAGGTTGCCAGAAACTTCAGCAGTTGAATAACCTAGATTTGCTGCACGAGTTACAATATTTAAATTTATCATGCTGCCCTGAAGTTAGAAGGTTTCCTGCATCTCTGGAAAATCTCAGGAAACTTCGTTTCTTGAACCTTTCGGAGTGTTCTAAGCTTCCAACATTGCCTGATGAATTATTGCAATCATTCTCTAGCTTTTCTTCCATTGTGGATTTAAACTTAAGTGGTTTTGAGTTCCGAGTGCTCCCTGACTTTTTTGGCAACATTTGTTCACTTCAATTCTTGAATCTGTCAAAATGCTCTAAACTTGAGCTACTACCCCAATCATTTGGTCAGCTTGCATATTTGAAAGGCTTGAACCTTTCATCCTGCTGTGATCTTAAACTCCCAGAATCTTTCGAATACCTTACTTCTCTTCAGTCTCTGAATCTCTCACACTGTCCTAGTTTAGAATATTTGCCATCTTCTTTTGACAAACTTAGTAATCTGGAGTATCTTAATTTATCACAATGTGTTGGACTCAAAGCATTGCCTAAGTCACTTTCAAACCACAAAAAGCTCCAAATTGAGGTTTTTGGGTGCCAGGATTGTATAGTGCGGTCCTGTTCTCAAAGCTTTGGAAGTTGGCAATCCCATCAATGGTCACAGCAAGTTGAGGAAGTTGGAACAAGTAGTGCTATTTCAGATATCACTCCTGAGGAGCCTGCAAACAGAGACAAGGAAGAAGGAATAAGTGCATCAGATGTTGATGAAGTTGATTATCCACGAAATAATATGAAGAAAAAATTGGCATTTGCTTATCATATGGATGAACAGAAAAGTGAAGAGCCTGAATTTATTAACAAG CCAAACTCAAATGGAGAGAGAGTACAAGTAATCCCTGAACAACAGTTCTCATCCTCTCCATCTCGTTTGTCTTCCATTGCATCAAGTTCGAGTGCAGTGTTTGCATCTGGCTCCTCTTCGGATGTCTCAATAGCCGACCATCCATTGTCCAATGATGAAACAGCAG GTTTACATCCCGAAAAGAAATGCAAGGAACCTCAAGTGCCGGCAGAAGATGACCGGATTTCTGAACATCAAGCATCGTCATCACATATGCCGGCGCATCCGCATGAAGCGACCGCTGCCAAACGAAGCATTGACAACCATATTACTGACTACAGTGGAGAACGCCACTTCAGTGTGCAGTGCAATGGGTCCAACCAAGGTGTTGTGTGA